TCAGGCTGCAAAGGTAGTGACGCATATTCTCGGGCTGAACGCAGCAGGTGAAGCCACCCTTGATCTTCCGGCCATCGTAGGCGGTAAAAAACTGGTTTACACCGGTAAAAATCTGCCGCTGACTTCGTTGAAAAAAATTGAAAATCCTGAACTGCGCGCCATCCTGGACCGCCATCAGGGATTATGGTCAGCCGAGGCCGAGCAATATTTGTTAAAGCATGCTGAGGCTATCGACGCCTGATGTAACCCGCTTTTAACCGGGACGCTTATAAAATCGGCCCCTGTCAGGGGGCCTGAATCATAAGTTTCCCTTATCACACTCACCCCCAACCGGAAGACATAATCATGGCCAGATGGAGGGGACTGTCATGCCATCAGGCTTTAAATCGCGAGGCAAACGATTACTCCCCCAATAATGTCCATTGCAGCCTGCCTGCCGGTCAAAAACCCTGCACTGGAATTATTTTGTGATGCACATCACACTTTAATTAAAGTGAAATGAAACAGAGTTTGACAAGTGTGAGCAATCTCTATTTCCTTAAGCCCGGATAGCGGCACACTGCCGCAGCATTCAATACGGGTGTTTTTTGCTGTGAATACAGCCACCCTTCTCCTGGCTGTCGACGACTTAACAAGACCATCGCAGTGGCTGCAGAAAATGGTCATTAAGCATGTGGTAATATAATGAAATATAAAATTCTGATGGCTGGCGCACTTGCGGCGCTCTCTTATAGTGTCTCTTCAACGGCGGCTACTGATGCACCGGAATACGTTTCCGACTGGTGGCACCAGAGCGTTAACGTGGTGGGCAGCACCCACACCCGTTTCGGACCTCAGTTCAATAATGACGTCTATCTCGAATACGAAGCCTTTGCTAAAAAAGACTGGTTCGATTTCTACGGCTACCTGGATGCCACCAACTTCTTTGGCGTGGGCAACTCCAACGCCAACGGTATTTTCGATCACGGCTCCCCGCTGTTTATGGAGATCGAACCCCGCTTCTCCATCGACAAGCTGACCAATACCGATTTGAGCTTTGGTCCGTTCAAAGAGTGGTACTTCGCGAACAACTATATCTACGATATGGGTCACAACAGTGATAACCGTCAGAACACCTGGTATATGGGTCTGGGCACCGATATCGATACGCATTCTGATATCGGACTCTCGCTGAACGTTTATGCCAAATACCAGTGGGAAAACTACGGCGCAGCCAATGAAAACAGCTGGGATGGTTACCGCTTCAAGGTGAAATACTTCGTGCCTATTACCACCCTGTGGGGCGGTAATCTGGGCTATGTTGGTTTCACTAACTTTGACTGGGGTTCCGACCTGCGTGATAAGTCTGATGCATCCCGTACCAGCAACTCTATCGCCTCCAGCCATATCCTCTCTCTGGGCTATGATCACTGGCACTACTCGGTTGTGGCGCGTTA
This genomic window from Erwinia sp. E_sp_B01_1 contains:
- a CDS encoding nucleoside-specific channel-forming protein Tsx, encoding MKYKILMAGALAALSYSVSSTAATDAPEYVSDWWHQSVNVVGSTHTRFGPQFNNDVYLEYEAFAKKDWFDFYGYLDATNFFGVGNSNANGIFDHGSPLFMEIEPRFSIDKLTNTDLSFGPFKEWYFANNYIYDMGHNSDNRQNTWYMGLGTDIDTHSDIGLSLNVYAKYQWENYGAANENSWDGYRFKVKYFVPITTLWGGNLGYVGFTNFDWGSDLRDKSDASRTSNSIASSHILSLGYDHWHYSVVARYFHNGGQWADGQELNFGNGPFEVKSTGWGYYLVVGYNF